A single genomic interval of Mycobacterium sp. DL592 harbors:
- a CDS encoding TetR/AcrR family transcriptional regulator yields MATATASRREPVQARSRRTVTRILDAAAAIADEQGVEAATTRAVADRAGVSYPSLYRFFADRDAIFDELLTRHCNEIDARCIEAEQTWTVTSFADLFNKEIDLHVEYYRKHPSSARLWMGGRTSPAVTKHVRIRMQTLANRLHGILVDAGLIPVDIDPLNMLVAVEMADRLLELSYRDNNDFDETILTIGRTALVAFGEALAGS; encoded by the coding sequence ATGGCCACTGCAACCGCGTCGCGGCGTGAACCCGTGCAGGCGCGCAGTCGGCGGACCGTGACCCGGATCCTGGACGCTGCCGCCGCCATCGCCGACGAGCAGGGCGTGGAGGCCGCGACCACCCGCGCCGTCGCCGACCGCGCGGGCGTCTCCTATCCCTCGCTGTACCGGTTCTTCGCCGATCGCGACGCCATCTTCGACGAGCTGCTCACCCGGCACTGCAACGAGATCGACGCGCGCTGCATCGAAGCCGAGCAGACCTGGACCGTCACTTCATTTGCCGACCTGTTCAACAAAGAGATCGACCTACACGTCGAGTACTACCGCAAGCACCCCAGTTCGGCGCGGCTGTGGATGGGTGGGCGCACCTCCCCCGCGGTCACCAAGCACGTGCGGATTCGCATGCAGACATTGGCCAATCGGCTGCACGGCATCCTCGTCGACGCGGGGCTGATCCCCGTCGACATCGACCCGCTGAACATGCTTGTCGCGGTCGAGATGGCCGATCGTCTGCTCGAACTGTCCTACCGGGACAACAACGACTTCGACGAGACGATCCTGACCATCGGCCGCACGGCGCTGGTGGCGTTCGGCGAGGCGCTGGCCGGCTCCTAG
- a CDS encoding alpha/beta fold hydrolase, which translates to MSRTTFIEVDGRRTRVRVDGDPDRSPVVLVHGIGRSLEDWAPQHERLAQNHRVISLDVPGFGFSERPRQAITLAVLAHGVGRTLDELGETRPVHLVGNSLGGAIAQQILADQPDRVASLALINSAGFGTEVTPLLRMLTVPVVGELSVRRPSRLNAVLFERLIHADKSVATKERIDHAYAVAQQPDAGTVLRETAMALGTPRGVKPQWRRELAATVARTPRPTLIMWGTRDRVLPAHHIAEAQRVYPHAEVHLLSGVGHMPQIECPARFAERVLPFLGRAGA; encoded by the coding sequence ATGAGCAGGACCACCTTCATCGAGGTGGACGGCCGGCGCACCCGGGTCAGGGTCGACGGCGACCCCGACCGGTCACCGGTCGTGCTTGTCCACGGCATCGGCCGCAGCCTCGAGGACTGGGCACCGCAACACGAGCGGCTGGCCCAGAACCATCGGGTGATCTCCCTGGACGTGCCGGGGTTCGGCTTCTCCGAGCGGCCCCGCCAGGCGATCACGCTGGCGGTCCTGGCCCACGGTGTCGGCCGCACCCTCGACGAGCTCGGCGAGACCCGGCCCGTGCACCTGGTCGGAAACTCACTGGGCGGCGCGATCGCCCAGCAGATACTGGCCGACCAGCCCGACCGGGTGGCCAGCCTGGCCCTGATCAACAGCGCCGGATTCGGCACGGAGGTCACCCCGCTCTTGCGGATGCTGACGGTGCCCGTCGTCGGCGAGCTGAGCGTCCGGCGGCCCTCCCGGCTCAACGCGGTGCTCTTCGAACGGCTGATCCACGCGGACAAGTCAGTGGCCACCAAGGAGCGCATCGATCACGCCTACGCCGTCGCGCAGCAACCCGACGCGGGCACGGTGCTGCGGGAGACCGCCATGGCGCTGGGCACACCGCGCGGTGTCAAGCCGCAGTGGCGCCGTGAGCTGGCCGCCACCGTGGCCCGGACCCCGCGGCCGACCCTGATCATGTGGGGCACCCGCGACCGGGTGCTGCCCGCACACCACATCGCCGAGGCCCAGCGGGTCTACCCGCACGCCGAGGTGCACCTGCTCTCCGGGGTCGGACACATGCCGCAAATCGAGTGCCCGGCCCGATTCGCCGAGCGCGTCCTGCCCTTCCTGGGCCGGGCCGGTGCTTGA
- a CDS encoding NAD(P)/FAD-dependent oxidoreductase yields the protein MTVTSFNQARPKQPLSGHVNVLIVGAGISGIGLGHHLVTKQPGKTFAIVDSREAIGGTWDLFRYPGIRSDSDLHTFGYEFKPWTSDNAIADAHEILDYLHEVIEEDDLARRIYLQHKVVGANFDSATARWTVTLERDGQQADVTCDWLFSAAGYYDYAGGYRPDFEGEDEFDGVIIHPQQWPEDLDYRGKKVVVIGSGATAVTLIPAMADDAAHITMLQRSPSYVMPLPRKDPIANSLRKALPEKLAYRITRKLNVGRQRLIYAASQKYPKQVRRVIRALNVKALPEGYDVDTHFNPTYNPWDQRMCAVPDSDLFRAISAGKASVVTDRIARFTKTGILLESGRQIDADIIVTATGLKLQAFGGIQLTVDGHAVDLHESLAYKSFMLSGLPNFAFAIGYTNSSWTLKVDLVCEHLCRMLAYMDQHGYASVVPVVDDPTIERRPLLDFSAGYILRSLETFPQQGTSGPWSVAMDYKSDYERLRKGPVDNAALRFSTLTPAAAKPDFASA from the coding sequence ATGACCGTCACCTCGTTCAACCAGGCCCGTCCCAAGCAGCCACTGAGCGGCCACGTCAACGTGCTGATCGTCGGCGCGGGCATCTCCGGTATCGGCCTCGGTCACCACCTGGTCACCAAGCAGCCGGGCAAGACCTTCGCGATCGTGGACAGCCGCGAGGCGATCGGCGGCACCTGGGACCTGTTCCGCTACCCGGGCATCCGGTCGGACTCCGATCTGCACACCTTCGGCTACGAGTTCAAGCCGTGGACATCCGACAATGCGATCGCCGACGCCCACGAGATCCTGGACTACCTGCACGAGGTCATCGAAGAGGACGACTTGGCTCGCCGAATCTACTTGCAGCACAAGGTCGTCGGCGCCAACTTCGACTCCGCCACCGCCCGGTGGACGGTCACCCTGGAGCGTGACGGCCAGCAGGCCGACGTCACCTGCGACTGGTTGTTCTCCGCCGCGGGCTACTACGACTATGCCGGCGGGTACCGTCCCGACTTCGAGGGCGAGGACGAGTTCGACGGTGTGATCATCCACCCGCAGCAGTGGCCCGAGGACCTCGACTACCGCGGCAAGAAGGTCGTCGTGATCGGTTCGGGCGCCACCGCGGTCACCCTGATCCCGGCGATGGCCGACGACGCCGCCCACATCACCATGCTGCAGCGCTCGCCGTCGTATGTGATGCCGCTCCCGCGCAAGGACCCGATCGCCAACTCGCTGCGCAAAGCGCTGCCGGAGAAGCTGGCCTACCGCATCACCCGCAAGCTCAACGTCGGCCGCCAACGCCTGATCTACGCCGCCAGCCAGAAGTATCCGAAGCAGGTGCGGCGGGTCATCCGCGCCCTCAACGTCAAGGCGCTGCCGGAAGGCTACGACGTCGACACCCACTTCAACCCGACCTACAACCCGTGGGATCAGCGGATGTGCGCGGTGCCCGACTCCGATCTGTTCCGGGCGATCTCGGCGGGCAAAGCCTCGGTGGTCACCGACCGCATCGCGCGCTTCACCAAGACCGGCATCCTGCTGGAATCCGGCAGGCAGATCGACGCCGACATCATCGTCACCGCAACCGGGCTCAAGCTGCAGGCCTTCGGCGGCATCCAGCTGACCGTCGACGGCCACGCCGTCGACCTGCACGAGAGCCTGGCCTACAAGAGCTTCATGCTCTCGGGCCTGCCCAACTTCGCGTTCGCAATCGGCTACACCAACTCGTCGTGGACGCTGAAGGTGGACCTGGTCTGCGAACACCTGTGCCGGATGCTGGCCTACATGGACCAGCACGGCTACGCCAGCGTCGTTCCGGTGGTCGACGACCCGACCATCGAGCGACGTCCGCTGCTGGACTTCTCCGCCGGCTACATCCTGCGCTCGCTCGAGACGTTCCCGCAGCAGGGCACCTCCGGCCCGTGGAGCGTCGCGATGGACTACAAGTCCGACTACGAGCGGCTGCGCAAGGGACCGGTCGACAACGCCGCCCTGCGGTTCAGCACCCTCACGCCGGCCGCGGCCAAACCGGACTTCGCCTCCGCATGA
- a CDS encoding DUF4267 domain-containing protein, translated as MAVDRAALVAGGIRLASGLSFLVDPLRANRLWGEPNDPGPSARLLLRSMGYRDALIGGLLLSAGLRGKDTRGWFLASGGADAADLLGSASVHRELTRGQQIIGLGGAVVGVGVGLWGATRRRHPLE; from the coding sequence ATGGCAGTCGATCGCGCCGCGCTGGTCGCCGGCGGCATCCGGCTCGCCTCGGGTCTGTCGTTCTTGGTCGACCCGCTGCGTGCCAATCGGCTGTGGGGCGAACCCAACGATCCCGGCCCCTCGGCGCGGCTGCTGCTGCGCTCGATGGGCTACCGCGATGCGTTGATCGGCGGACTGCTGCTCTCGGCGGGCCTGCGCGGCAAAGACACCCGCGGCTGGTTCCTGGCCTCCGGCGGTGCCGACGCGGCAGACCTGCTCGGAAGTGCCAGCGTGCACCGCGAGCTCACTCGCGGCCAGCAGATCATCGGGCTCGGCGGTGCGGTGGTGGGCGTTGGCGTCGGCCTGTGGGGCGCCACCCGGCGGCGTCATCCGCTTGAATAG
- a CDS encoding M15 family metallopeptidase, which produces MSLRSVPFVVVAALLLVSCAHQPTPPRATGSSSVISAPAPAPTSSGPVVQRVTAADLGATWHPDCPVTPEQLRRVELDYVGFDGKTHRGALVVNEALVADVIAIFADLARQRYPIATMQTVEHYPNADDEASMEDNNTSAFNCRPLPSGRAWSLHAYGRAVDVNPLLNPYITKSGDLQPKTAAQYLDRNRTDPGILHAADPAVRAFTDRGWTWGGSWHNPIDYQHFERP; this is translated from the coding sequence ATGTCGTTGCGATCGGTTCCTTTCGTGGTCGTCGCGGCACTGCTGCTCGTGTCGTGTGCCCATCAGCCGACCCCACCGCGTGCGACGGGTTCATCGAGCGTCATCTCGGCCCCGGCGCCCGCCCCCACGTCGTCGGGGCCTGTCGTGCAGCGGGTCACCGCGGCCGACCTCGGCGCCACCTGGCACCCCGACTGTCCCGTCACTCCCGAGCAGCTGCGCCGGGTCGAGCTCGACTACGTCGGCTTCGACGGCAAGACCCATCGGGGCGCGCTGGTGGTCAACGAGGCTCTCGTGGCTGACGTGATCGCGATCTTCGCCGACTTGGCGCGCCAGCGCTATCCGATCGCCACGATGCAGACCGTCGAGCACTACCCGAACGCCGACGACGAAGCGTCGATGGAGGACAACAACACCTCGGCCTTCAACTGCCGGCCGCTGCCGTCGGGCAGGGCCTGGTCGCTACATGCCTACGGTAGGGCGGTCGACGTCAACCCGCTGCTCAACCCATACATCACGAAATCCGGTGACCTGCAACCGAAGACCGCCGCACAGTATCTGGACCGCAACCGCACCGACCCCGGCATCCTGCATGCCGCAGACCCCGCGGTCCGCGCCTTCACCGACCGCGGCTGGACGTGGGGCGGCAGCTGGCACAACCCGATCGATTACCAGCACTTCGAACGGCCCTAG
- a CDS encoding DUF4286 family protein — protein sequence MTDRFVQVVFANPVAGKEDEFNDWYDNVHIPELLTVPGMLSATRYTLHDAAIYQAEGGVAPEHWYMCVYELEGDVDEIMGKIRKSVASGAVHMSDSLDLTSARVSFWTRGKTTHAVT from the coding sequence ATGACTGACCGATTCGTTCAGGTCGTCTTCGCCAATCCCGTTGCGGGCAAGGAGGACGAGTTCAACGACTGGTACGACAACGTCCACATCCCCGAACTGCTCACAGTGCCGGGCATGTTGTCGGCGACCCGCTACACCCTTCACGACGCAGCGATCTACCAGGCCGAAGGTGGCGTGGCACCTGAGCACTGGTACATGTGCGTCTACGAGCTGGAGGGCGACGTCGACGAGATCATGGGCAAGATCCGCAAGAGCGTCGCCAGTGGAGCCGTGCACATGAGCGACAGTCTCGACCTGACCAGCGCGCGGGTGTCCTTCTGGACCCGAGGCAAGACCACGCACGCTGTGACGTAG
- a CDS encoding DUF732 domain-containing protein, giving the protein MAIDAAITARTLAVAAACAAAIGLSTAAPAQADSVAYLVNVTVRPGYNFPNADAALSYGYGLCDQIASGAGFSQLVNKVKSDFNTGDDFQATYLLSQASQELCPAQIWQLRKSAASWVPSPQ; this is encoded by the coding sequence ATGGCAATCGATGCTGCAATTACCGCACGGACTCTCGCTGTCGCGGCGGCGTGTGCCGCAGCCATCGGCCTGTCCACGGCGGCACCCGCCCAGGCCGACAGCGTCGCGTATCTGGTGAACGTGACGGTGCGGCCCGGCTACAACTTCCCCAACGCCGACGCGGCACTGTCGTACGGGTACGGCCTGTGCGACCAGATCGCCTCCGGCGCCGGCTTCAGCCAGCTGGTCAACAAGGTGAAATCAGACTTCAACACCGGTGACGACTTCCAGGCGACGTATCTGCTGAGCCAGGCGTCCCAGGAACTGTGCCCGGCTCAGATCTGGCAGCTGCGCAAGTCGGCGGCGAGCTGGGTTCCTTCGCCGCAGTAG